A genomic stretch from Caballeronia sp. LZ062 includes:
- a CDS encoding DedA family protein/thiosulfate sulfurtransferase GlpE, whose translation MLHQLVDRFGPAIVFINVMGSALGLPVPAMPTMIIVGASTALMAVNGGAFWPPLVGVLAVAVAGGVLGDLVWFQGGRKYGDRTLKTICKLSLSRDTCVKKTERFFGRWGVRVLLVAKFIPGLSLVSVPLAGAMGVRLRSFILHDGAGVALWGAVGLSVGVVFAAELEMVFAMISRLGRQAVIVVAVLLAVYVTYRWWRRRALMATLEKARITVDDLYALMHGDPLPVIFDIRSAEKRMLDPYVIPGAMFADERELQKIIESYDKDRKLVIYCSCPNEVSAAWMAKTLRNAGFRDVLPLTGGLDAWRLAGFEVAKLTEFGDIVAATPEEAEQMANTCSLPMVRDAASANTASAASAPLHEPGLPHGDHA comes from the coding sequence TTGCTCCATCAGCTAGTCGATCGTTTCGGCCCGGCGATCGTTTTTATCAACGTCATGGGCTCGGCGCTCGGGCTGCCCGTGCCCGCCATGCCGACGATGATCATCGTCGGTGCATCCACCGCGCTCATGGCCGTGAACGGCGGGGCGTTCTGGCCGCCGCTCGTCGGCGTGCTGGCCGTCGCGGTCGCGGGCGGCGTACTCGGCGATCTCGTCTGGTTCCAGGGCGGGCGCAAGTACGGCGACCGCACGCTCAAGACTATCTGCAAGCTGTCGCTCTCGCGCGATACCTGCGTGAAGAAGACCGAACGCTTCTTCGGGCGCTGGGGCGTGCGCGTTCTGCTCGTCGCGAAGTTCATCCCCGGTCTTTCGCTCGTCTCCGTGCCGCTCGCCGGCGCAATGGGCGTGCGGCTGCGCAGCTTCATCCTGCACGACGGCGCGGGGGTGGCGCTGTGGGGCGCAGTCGGCCTCTCCGTCGGCGTGGTGTTCGCGGCGGAGCTGGAGATGGTCTTCGCCATGATCTCGCGGCTCGGACGGCAAGCGGTGATCGTCGTCGCGGTGCTGCTCGCCGTCTATGTGACGTATCGCTGGTGGCGTCGCCGTGCGCTCATGGCGACGCTGGAAAAGGCGCGCATCACGGTGGACGATCTTTACGCGCTGATGCACGGCGATCCGCTGCCCGTCATCTTCGACATCCGTTCGGCGGAAAAGCGCATGCTCGACCCATACGTGATTCCGGGCGCGATGTTCGCGGACGAGCGCGAGTTGCAGAAGATCATCGAGAGCTACGACAAGGATCGCAAGCTCGTCATCTATTGCTCGTGCCCGAACGAAGTATCCGCCGCATGGATGGCGAAGACGCTGCGCAACGCGGGCTTTCGCGATGTCCTGCCGCTCACGGGCGGCCTCGACGCGTGGCGGCTCGCCGGCTTCGAAGTGGCGAAGCTGACGGAGTTCGGCGATATCGTCGCGGCGACGCCGGAGGAAGCGGAGCAAATGGCGAACACGTGTTCGCTGCCGATGGTGCGAGACGCGGCGTCCGCCAATACAGCGTCGGCAGCGTCGGCGCCCCTGCATGAACCCGGCTTACCTCACGGAGATCACGCATGA
- a CDS encoding heavy metal response regulator transcription factor: MTILVIEDDRKTGDYLKKGLIESGYQVELVRNGTDGLHQALANPYELIVLDVMLPGIDGWQVMAALRAKRDLPVIFLTARDHVTDRIHGLELGADDYLVKPFSFTELVLRIRTLLRRGVMRESDTFQIADLHVDVLRRKVTRKGIDIVLTNKEFALLHLFCKHPGEALSRTVIASEVWDMNFDSDTNVVDVAVKRLRAKIDNAFEPKLIHTVRSIGYSFGEDA, translated from the coding sequence ATGACCATCCTCGTGATCGAAGACGACCGCAAGACCGGCGATTACCTGAAAAAAGGGCTCATCGAGTCCGGCTATCAGGTGGAGCTCGTGCGCAACGGTACGGACGGCCTGCACCAGGCGCTCGCCAATCCATACGAACTGATTGTGCTGGACGTCATGTTGCCCGGCATCGACGGATGGCAGGTCATGGCCGCGTTGCGCGCGAAACGTGACTTGCCTGTCATTTTTCTCACGGCGCGCGATCACGTCACGGACCGCATTCACGGACTCGAACTCGGCGCGGACGATTACCTCGTCAAGCCGTTTTCGTTCACGGAACTTGTCTTGCGCATTCGCACGCTGCTGCGTCGCGGCGTGATGCGTGAATCCGATACGTTTCAGATCGCCGATCTTCATGTGGATGTCTTGCGCCGCAAAGTCACGCGCAAGGGCATCGACATCGTGTTGACCAACAAGGAATTCGCGCTGCTGCATCTCTTCTGCAAGCATCCCGGCGAAGCGTTGTCTCGCACGGTCATTGCATCCGAAGTGTGGGACATGAACTTCGACAGCGACACCAATGTGGTCGATGTCGCCGTCAAGCGCCTGCGCGCGAAAATCGACAATGCATTCGAGCCGAAGCTCATCCACACGGTGCGCAGCATCGGCTATTCGTTCGGAGAGGACGCTTGA
- the otnI gene encoding 2-oxo-tetronate isomerase, with the protein MPRFAANLTMMYTEHAFLDRFAAAAKDGFKAVEFLFPYDFPAADIKTRLTDNGLTQALFNAPPGDWAAGERGIASLPGREDEFRQSVDKALEYTAALGNKKLHVMAGLIAPDQPRDEHGAVYLRNLEYAAKAAQTAGIGIVIEPINTRDIPGFFLNRQDEAQAICDEIGAPNLQVQFDIYHCQIVEGDIAVKLKRDMKRPNAGIGHIQIAGVPDRNEPDIGELNYPYLFELIDSLGYDGWIGCEYRPKAGTSEGLGWLKPYL; encoded by the coding sequence ATGCCTCGCTTCGCCGCGAATCTGACGATGATGTACACCGAACACGCGTTCCTCGACCGCTTCGCCGCCGCCGCGAAAGACGGCTTCAAGGCGGTCGAATTCCTGTTCCCGTACGACTTTCCCGCCGCCGACATCAAGACGCGCCTGACGGACAACGGCCTCACGCAGGCGCTTTTCAATGCGCCGCCCGGCGACTGGGCGGCGGGCGAACGCGGCATCGCGTCGCTGCCGGGGCGCGAGGACGAGTTCCGGCAAAGCGTCGACAAGGCGCTCGAATACACGGCGGCACTCGGCAACAAAAAGCTGCATGTCATGGCCGGTCTGATCGCGCCGGACCAGCCGCGCGACGAACACGGCGCCGTCTATCTGCGCAATCTCGAATACGCGGCGAAGGCGGCGCAGACGGCGGGCATCGGCATCGTGATCGAGCCGATCAACACGCGCGATATTCCCGGCTTCTTTCTGAATCGCCAGGACGAGGCGCAAGCCATCTGCGATGAAATCGGCGCGCCGAATCTGCAAGTGCAGTTTGACATCTATCACTGCCAGATCGTCGAGGGCGATATCGCCGTGAAGCTCAAGCGCGATATGAAGCGGCCGAACGCGGGCATCGGACACATTCAGATTGCGGGCGTGCCGGACCGCAACGAGCCGGATATCGGCGAGCTGAACTACCCGTATCTGTTCGAACTGATCGATTCGCTCGGCTACGACGGATGGATCGGCTGCGAATACCGGCCGAAAGCGGGCACGTCAGAAGGTCTCGGCTGGCTCAAGCCTTATCTGTAA
- a CDS encoding chromate transporter, which translates to MPPDSARPTIPEIFLGFLTLGLTAFGGALPLARREIVERRQWLDADAFTDLLGLCQFLPGGNVINLSVAVGMRFRGVPGALAGLLGLLVGPSLIVIGLGVIYQRTHQDPRVAHLFAGLAAAAAGLLIAMAVKLLWPLRKKPEAAAVALVMFAGIALLRTPLLPSMLVLTPISVLIAWKVRR; encoded by the coding sequence ATGCCACCGGATTCCGCCCGCCCCACGATTCCCGAAATCTTCTTAGGCTTCTTGACGCTTGGCCTGACGGCGTTCGGCGGCGCGCTGCCGCTCGCGCGACGTGAAATCGTCGAGCGCCGCCAATGGCTCGATGCCGATGCCTTCACCGATCTGCTCGGCCTCTGCCAGTTCCTGCCGGGCGGCAACGTGATCAATCTGTCGGTGGCCGTTGGCATGCGCTTTCGCGGCGTGCCGGGCGCGCTCGCCGGTCTGCTCGGGCTGCTCGTCGGGCCGTCGCTCATCGTCATCGGCCTTGGCGTGATCTATCAGCGCACGCATCAGGACCCGCGCGTCGCGCATCTGTTCGCGGGGCTCGCGGCGGCTGCGGCAGGACTTCTGATCGCGATGGCCGTGAAGCTGCTCTGGCCGCTGCGCAAGAAACCGGAGGCGGCCGCCGTCGCGCTCGTGATGTTCGCGGGCATCGCATTGCTGCGCACGCCGCTTCTTCCGTCGATGCTCGTGCTCACGCCTATTTCCGTGCTGATCGCCTGGAAGGTGCGCCGATGA
- a CDS encoding thioredoxin family protein gives MTMTTEYAKTAPERSEIDAMTAPTVVEFGTDWCGFCRAAQPLIAQAFQAHRGVHHIKIEDGSGRPLGRSFRVKLWPTLIFMLEGKEVARLVRPGDVGEIRDALALIDEPLAE, from the coding sequence ATGACCATGACCACCGAATACGCGAAGACCGCGCCCGAACGCAGCGAAATCGACGCGATGACGGCGCCCACCGTCGTCGAATTCGGCACGGACTGGTGCGGCTTCTGCCGCGCCGCGCAGCCGCTGATCGCGCAGGCGTTTCAGGCGCATCGCGGCGTGCATCACATCAAGATCGAGGATGGCAGCGGCCGGCCGCTCGGACGATCTTTCCGCGTGAAGCTGTGGCCGACGCTCATCTTCATGCTCGAAGGCAAGGAAGTCGCGCGCCTGGTGCGCCCGGGCGACGTCGGCGAGATTCGCGACGCGCTCGCGCTCATCGACGAGCCGCTCGCCGAATAA
- a CDS encoding heavy metal sensor histidine kinase: MNRRLIPRSRSLALRIALSFAAIVWIVVGMVGVALYQATNSALSTRADYQLIGRVEHFRSLLHDLYTINEIEARPRLFETMLGDRQDVIIFRRAGSAAFINVNPDHMPLPPLHVVPVNRAIGLDDLYEGTRADGVRMRWIGAQARIGESGEVVEIIAAHVMTQEARVLSTYLVRVWVNMIGAALIAMLLAYWATSRGLRPLKLMADKAAEITPHRLSARLDVAHAPTELQGLAASFNAMLDRLENGYERLLQFSADLAHELRTPIGVLIGETQVTLAHARSAPEYRNVLESNLEELERLARIAQNILFLAQADHGEQAIERERLDLREELQSIAAYFEGIAEERRITFDIDATGDMHANAIMCRRAIGNVVVNAVRYATPDSVVRLSGHADAGGACIVVGNRGAPIPREALARLFDRFYRGDAARSEWTESSGLGLAIVQAIMRMHGGSASAECSADGWIEFTLRFPAEA, encoded by the coding sequence TTGAACCGGCGCTTGATACCGCGCTCGCGCTCGCTCGCGCTGCGCATTGCGCTGTCGTTCGCGGCCATCGTGTGGATCGTGGTCGGCATGGTGGGCGTGGCGCTGTATCAGGCGACGAACTCGGCGCTGTCCACGCGCGCCGACTATCAGTTGATCGGACGCGTCGAGCACTTCCGCTCGCTGCTGCACGATCTCTATACGATCAACGAGATCGAAGCGCGCCCCCGGCTCTTCGAAACCATGCTCGGCGACAGGCAGGACGTGATCATTTTCCGGCGCGCGGGATCGGCGGCGTTTATCAACGTCAATCCCGACCATATGCCGTTGCCGCCGCTGCATGTCGTGCCGGTCAACCGCGCAATCGGCCTCGATGATCTATACGAAGGCACGCGCGCGGATGGCGTGCGGATGCGCTGGATCGGCGCGCAGGCACGCATCGGCGAAAGCGGCGAAGTGGTCGAGATCATCGCGGCGCACGTGATGACGCAGGAAGCGCGCGTCTTGTCCACGTATCTCGTTCGCGTGTGGGTCAACATGATCGGCGCGGCGCTCATCGCCATGTTGCTGGCGTACTGGGCCACGAGCCGCGGCCTGCGACCGCTCAAGCTCATGGCCGACAAAGCCGCCGAAATCACGCCGCACCGCCTGTCCGCGCGTCTCGACGTAGCACATGCGCCGACTGAACTGCAGGGGCTTGCCGCGTCGTTCAACGCGATGCTCGACCGTCTGGAAAACGGTTACGAGCGCCTGCTGCAATTCTCGGCGGACCTCGCGCATGAACTGCGCACGCCCATCGGCGTGTTGATCGGCGAGACCCAGGTCACGCTCGCGCACGCGCGCAGCGCGCCGGAATATCGCAACGTGCTCGAATCGAATCTGGAAGAACTGGAGCGGCTCGCGCGCATCGCGCAGAACATATTGTTTCTCGCGCAAGCGGATCACGGCGAGCAGGCGATCGAGCGCGAGCGTCTCGACCTACGCGAGGAATTGCAGAGCATCGCGGCGTATTTCGAAGGCATCGCGGAAGAGCGCCGCATCACGTTCGATATCGACGCAACCGGCGACATGCACGCCAACGCGATCATGTGCCGCCGCGCTATCGGCAATGTCGTGGTGAACGCGGTGCGATATGCGACGCCGGATAGCGTCGTGCGTCTTTCGGGCCATGCGGATGCCGGGGGCGCGTGCATCGTCGTGGGAAACCGCGGCGCGCCGATTCCGCGCGAAGCACTCGCGCGGCTCTTCGACCGCTTCTATCGCGGCGACGCAGCGCGCAGCGAATGGACCGAATCGAGCGGGCTGGGCCTCGCCATCGTGCAGGCGATCATGCGGATGCACGGCGGAAGCGCGTCGGCGGAGTGCTCGGCGGACGGCTGGATCGAGTTCACGCTCCGCTTTCCCGCCGAAGCCTGA
- the ltnD gene encoding L-threonate dehydrogenase — protein MSRNVGVIGLGAMGMGVARSLLRAGFAVHACDVRRHVLDAFAAEGGIACASPAELGRKCDVVVTLVVNAAQTEAVLFGESGAVDVMKPGSVVLACATVAPAFAAQLGERIAQKGVLMLDSPVSGGAAKAASGEMTMMTSGPAAAYAACEDVLDAMAGKVYRLGDAHGAGSKVKIINQLLAGVHIAAAAEAMALGLREGVDPEALYDVITHSAGNSWMFENRVPHILAGDTTPLSAVDIFVKDLGLVLDTARSTKFPLPLSAAAHQMFMMASTAGYGGEDDSSVIKIFPGIELPKASE, from the coding sequence ATGTCGAGAAACGTCGGGGTCATCGGGCTGGGCGCAATGGGAATGGGCGTCGCGCGCTCGCTCTTGCGCGCGGGCTTCGCCGTCCATGCGTGCGACGTGCGCCGCCACGTGCTCGACGCCTTCGCGGCGGAGGGCGGCATCGCGTGCGCGTCGCCGGCCGAGTTGGGCCGGAAGTGCGACGTCGTCGTGACGCTCGTCGTCAACGCGGCGCAAACGGAAGCCGTGTTGTTCGGCGAGTCCGGGGCCGTCGACGTGATGAAGCCCGGCAGCGTCGTGCTGGCTTGCGCGACGGTCGCGCCCGCGTTCGCCGCGCAATTGGGCGAGCGCATCGCGCAAAAAGGCGTGCTGATGCTCGACTCGCCCGTGTCCGGCGGCGCGGCGAAGGCCGCATCCGGCGAAATGACGATGATGACCTCCGGCCCCGCCGCCGCCTACGCCGCGTGCGAAGACGTGCTCGACGCGATGGCGGGCAAGGTGTATCGGCTCGGCGACGCGCACGGCGCGGGATCGAAGGTCAAGATCATCAATCAATTGCTCGCGGGCGTGCATATCGCGGCGGCCGCCGAAGCGATGGCGCTCGGCTTGCGCGAAGGCGTCGATCCGGAGGCGCTGTACGACGTCATCACGCACAGCGCGGGCAATTCCTGGATGTTCGAGAACCGCGTGCCGCATATCCTCGCGGGCGACACCACGCCGCTTTCCGCCGTCGATATCTTCGTGAAGGATCTCGGCCTCGTGCTCGATACCGCGCGCAGCACGAAGTTTCCGCTGCCGTTGTCCGCAGCCGCGCATCAGATGTTCATGATGGCGTCGACAGCCGGGTACGGCGGCGAGGACGATTCCTCGGTCATCAAGATCTTTCCCGGCATCGAGCTTCCGAAGGCGTCGGAGTGA
- the denD gene encoding D-erythronate dehydrogenase, translated as MKILITGGAGFLGQRLAKRLLERGTLDGQPVTELVLLDVARPADERLLSDTRVRAETGDIAERAVLERLIDGETGPIFHLAAIVSGQAEAEFDLGMRINLDASRTLLEVCRASGHAPRVVFTSSVAVYGGALPEIVQDDTALNPQSSYGTQKAVAELLLCDYSRRGFVDGRVLRLPTISVRPGKPNAAASSFASGIIREPLNGERAVCPVDGETRLWLLSPKSAVDALIAGCEIERAALGTRPIVNLPGLSVSVNEMVAALREVAGDGAVSRIDWQRDERIEKIVGSWPGAWDTSRAQQLGLAGDRSFADVIRAYIDEMRG; from the coding sequence ATGAAAATCCTGATCACGGGCGGCGCGGGCTTTCTCGGCCAGCGGCTCGCGAAGCGCCTGCTGGAACGAGGCACGCTCGACGGCCAGCCGGTCACGGAACTCGTGCTGCTCGACGTGGCGCGTCCCGCCGATGAGCGTCTCCTTTCCGATACGCGCGTGCGCGCCGAAACCGGCGATATCGCCGAGCGCGCCGTGCTGGAGCGCCTTATCGACGGCGAGACGGGCCCGATCTTTCATCTCGCGGCCATCGTCTCGGGTCAGGCCGAAGCGGAGTTCGATCTCGGCATGCGCATCAATCTCGACGCGTCGCGCACGCTGCTCGAAGTCTGCCGTGCGTCGGGGCACGCGCCGCGCGTCGTGTTCACGAGTTCGGTGGCTGTGTATGGCGGCGCGCTGCCGGAGATCGTGCAGGACGACACGGCGCTCAATCCGCAATCGTCGTATGGAACGCAGAAGGCCGTCGCGGAACTGTTGCTTTGCGACTATTCCCGGCGCGGTTTCGTCGATGGCCGCGTGCTGCGGCTACCGACCATCAGCGTGCGGCCGGGCAAGCCGAACGCGGCGGCGTCGTCGTTCGCGAGCGGCATCATTCGCGAGCCGCTGAACGGCGAACGCGCGGTGTGTCCCGTCGATGGTGAGACGCGACTGTGGCTGCTATCGCCGAAGAGCGCGGTGGACGCGCTGATCGCGGGTTGCGAGATCGAGCGCGCCGCGCTGGGCACGCGGCCTATCGTGAATCTGCCGGGGTTGTCGGTGAGCGTGAACGAGATGGTTGCCGCACTGCGCGAAGTGGCCGGCGACGGAGCTGTGTCGCGCATCGACTGGCAGCGCGACGAGCGCATCGAGAAGATCGTCGGAAGCTGGCCGGGCGCGTGGGACACGTCGCGTGCCCAGCAGTTGGGACTGGCCGGCGACCGGTCGTTCGCGGATGTGATTCGCGCTTATATCGACGAGATGCGCGGGTAG
- a CDS encoding chromate transporter → MKDDLFSLAAIFSQLSLLAFGGGNTILPEMQRQVVQVHHWMTKADFSALFALAQAAPGPNMMVVTLIGWHVAGWPGVLVTSIAKFGPSSLVTIFALHAWERFKDRPWRRYVQLGLVPITVGLVAASALLIAEASDRAAVLVGITAAVAVLAYKTKLHPLWLLAGGALIGLSGFGQ, encoded by the coding sequence ATGAAAGACGATCTCTTTTCGCTCGCCGCCATCTTCAGCCAGTTGTCCTTGCTCGCGTTCGGCGGCGGCAACACCATCCTGCCGGAGATGCAGCGGCAGGTCGTGCAGGTGCATCACTGGATGACGAAGGCGGATTTCTCCGCGCTTTTCGCGCTCGCGCAGGCCGCGCCGGGGCCGAACATGATGGTCGTTACGCTGATCGGCTGGCACGTCGCCGGATGGCCGGGCGTGCTGGTGACGTCCATCGCGAAGTTCGGGCCGTCGTCGCTCGTGACGATTTTCGCGCTGCACGCATGGGAGCGGTTCAAGGACCGCCCGTGGCGGCGCTATGTGCAGCTCGGGCTCGTGCCGATCACGGTCGGGCTCGTCGCGGCGAGTGCGCTTTTGATCGCCGAGGCGTCGGACCGCGCTGCGGTGCTCGTGGGTATCACGGCGGCGGTCGCCGTGCTCGCGTACAAGACGAAGCTGCATCCGTTGTGGCTTCTGGCGGGCGGCGCGCTGATCGGGCTGTCGGGCTTCGGGCAGTGA
- a CDS encoding FAD-dependent oxidoreductase yields MSTTPNGDHAAPMPNVVAWSPGMPPPDDSDTPTPNAGAPEAESAPFSPLQTRAHQMFPRLTDDEIRRMSRFGKAARWRAGEWMFRTGEVGRGMVVILKGLVRVTRRDALGKTHIVVEHGAGHFLAEVAQLSGKPCLVDGMAAEDVEGFVIAPEQLRALLVAEAELGERIMRALILRRVGLIEKGSGPVLLGQADDGRLISLQGFFRRNGYPHTVIDASTDPDAIALLERISASTADFPLVICPDGTVLRAPDENQVATQLGWLPEFDSSHVYDVAIVGAGPAGLATAVYAASEGLSVAVFDCRAPGGQAGASSRIENYLGFPTGISGQALAGRAFVQAQKFGAHIAIPTRIKALHCGESPTEIELENGTRVATQTVVIASGAAYRRPAIEGLERYEGRGTYYWASPVEAKLCKNADVVLVGGGNSAGQAAVYLASHARRVDVLIRGASLSASMSHYLVERIGSLPNVKVRTHTQIASLEGDDRMLTAINCKTPDGPLRLESRHLFLFTGADPNTDWLRDCSVNTDAKGFVLTGPEAHGGRTEGVMGLETSVPGVFAIGDVRSSSTKRVAAAVGEGAAVVSQIHALLAQRELASVAGT; encoded by the coding sequence ATGAGCACCACCCCGAACGGCGATCACGCCGCACCGATGCCGAACGTCGTGGCGTGGAGTCCGGGCATGCCGCCGCCGGACGATTCGGACACGCCAACGCCGAACGCGGGCGCGCCCGAAGCCGAGAGCGCGCCGTTCTCGCCGCTGCAAACGCGCGCGCACCAGATGTTTCCGCGTCTCACGGACGACGAAATCCGGCGCATGTCCCGCTTCGGCAAGGCGGCGCGCTGGCGCGCGGGCGAGTGGATGTTCCGCACGGGCGAAGTCGGGCGCGGCATGGTGGTCATCCTGAAGGGGCTCGTGCGCGTCACGCGGCGCGATGCGCTCGGCAAGACGCATATCGTCGTCGAACACGGCGCGGGGCATTTTCTTGCCGAAGTCGCGCAGCTTTCCGGCAAGCCGTGTCTGGTCGACGGCATGGCGGCGGAAGATGTCGAAGGCTTCGTGATCGCGCCCGAACAGTTGCGCGCACTGCTCGTCGCCGAAGCGGAACTCGGCGAGCGCATCATGCGCGCGTTGATCCTGCGGCGCGTCGGCTTGATCGAGAAGGGCAGCGGGCCGGTGTTGCTCGGCCAGGCGGACGATGGCCGGCTCATCTCCCTGCAAGGCTTCTTCCGGCGCAACGGCTATCCGCACACGGTCATCGACGCGAGCACGGACCCGGACGCCATCGCGCTGCTTGAGCGCATCTCGGCCTCCACGGCAGATTTTCCGCTCGTCATTTGTCCGGACGGCACCGTGCTGCGCGCGCCCGACGAGAATCAGGTCGCGACGCAGCTCGGCTGGCTGCCGGAGTTCGATTCGAGTCACGTCTACGACGTCGCGATCGTCGGCGCGGGGCCGGCCGGTCTCGCGACGGCTGTTTATGCGGCGTCCGAAGGACTGTCGGTGGCCGTGTTCGATTGCCGCGCGCCGGGCGGGCAGGCGGGCGCGAGTTCGCGCATCGAGAACTATCTGGGCTTTCCTACCGGCATCTCCGGTCAGGCGCTCGCGGGCCGCGCGTTCGTGCAGGCGCAGAAGTTCGGCGCGCACATCGCCATTCCGACGCGCATCAAGGCGCTGCATTGCGGCGAGTCGCCCACCGAGATCGAACTGGAAAACGGCACGCGCGTCGCCACGCAGACGGTCGTGATCGCGTCGGGCGCGGCGTATCGGCGGCCGGCCATCGAAGGGCTCGAACGTTACGAGGGGCGCGGCACGTACTACTGGGCATCGCCTGTCGAAGCGAAGCTGTGCAAGAACGCGGACGTCGTGCTGGTCGGCGGCGGCAATTCGGCGGGGCAGGCGGCGGTTTACCTCGCATCGCACGCGCGGCGCGTCGATGTGTTGATTCGCGGCGCGAGTCTCTCGGCGAGCATGTCGCACTATCTGGTGGAGCGCATCGGCTCGTTGCCCAACGTGAAGGTACGCACGCATACGCAGATCGCCTCGCTGGAAGGCGACGATCGCATGCTCACGGCAATCAACTGCAAGACGCCGGATGGGCCGCTCCGGCTCGAATCGCGGCATCTGTTCCTGTTCACCGGCGCGGATCCGAACACCGACTGGCTGCGCGATTGCAGCGTGAATACCGACGCCAAAGGTTTCGTGCTGACTGGCCCCGAGGCGCACGGGGGACGCACCGAAGGCGTGATGGGACTCGAGACGAGCGTGCCGGGCGTGTTCGCCATCGGCGACGTGCGCTCCAGTTCGACCAAGCGCGTGGCGGCGGCCGTGGGCGAAGGCGCGGCGGTCGTCTCGCAGATTCACGCGTTGCTGGCGCAGCGCGAGTTGGCCAGCGTCGCGGGGACGTGA
- a CDS encoding FadR/GntR family transcriptional regulator: MTLQPSPPPRFEKIPPRALSDTVAQQLQQLIENGSFAASGKLPSEAVLAQEFGVSRTVIREAVSRLKNEGMVEPRQGSGVFIVERAGIRPLRIDYAQAVEPGAVVQILALRRAIEAEVASEAAMHRTDAHLQAIDAALGRIDEAVREGRDGVAEDVAFHREIANATGNPYFLKTLAFLNQYLEAGTVVTRRNEALREDFSRQVREEHAAIADAIRAGDAVAARNAAQTHLMNAARRLAEAGIR; encoded by the coding sequence ATGACTTTACAGCCGTCCCCGCCGCCCCGGTTTGAAAAGATTCCGCCTCGCGCGTTGTCGGACACGGTCGCGCAGCAATTGCAGCAGCTGATCGAGAATGGCAGTTTCGCCGCGAGCGGCAAGCTGCCGAGCGAAGCCGTGCTCGCGCAGGAGTTCGGCGTGAGCCGCACGGTGATCCGCGAAGCCGTTTCGCGTCTGAAGAACGAAGGCATGGTCGAGCCACGGCAAGGCAGCGGCGTGTTCATCGTCGAGCGCGCGGGCATTCGGCCGCTGCGCATCGACTACGCGCAGGCGGTCGAGCCGGGCGCGGTCGTGCAGATTCTCGCGCTGCGGCGGGCGATCGAAGCGGAAGTGGCATCCGAAGCGGCGATGCATCGCACGGACGCGCATTTGCAGGCTATCGACGCGGCGCTCGGCCGTATCGACGAAGCCGTGCGCGAAGGTCGCGACGGCGTGGCCGAAGACGTGGCGTTTCATCGCGAGATCGCGAATGCGACGGGCAATCCGTATTTTCTGAAGACGCTCGCTTTTCTGAACCAGTATCTGGAAGCCGGCACGGTCGTCACGCGCCGCAACGAGGCCCTGCGCGAGGACTTCTCGCGGCAGGTGCGCGAAGAGCACGCCGCCATTGCCGACGCCATTCGCGCAGGCGACGCCGTGGCCGCGCGTAACGCCGCGCAGACGCATCTCATGAACGCCGCGCGCCGTCTCGCGGAAGCGGGCATTCGCTAA
- a CDS encoding cytochrome b/b6 domain-containing protein, whose amino-acid sequence MVTSGWQIYNASPIFKALTFSPAITLGGWLGGALQWHFAAMWLLVANFIVYLAINVATGRLRRRMFPLSIKSVMSDAFAALRGKLTHDDLTHYNAVQKLAYLAVIVDIVVIILSGLVVWKSVQFPLLRTLMGGYDNARVVHFFGMSFLLAFVVLHVAMVALVPRSLVLMIKGR is encoded by the coding sequence ATGGTGACGAGCGGCTGGCAAATCTATAACGCGTCACCGATCTTCAAGGCGCTCACGTTCTCGCCCGCCATCACGCTCGGCGGCTGGCTCGGCGGCGCGCTTCAGTGGCATTTCGCGGCCATGTGGCTGCTGGTCGCGAACTTCATCGTCTATCTTGCGATCAACGTGGCGACCGGCCGCCTGCGTCGGCGCATGTTTCCGTTGAGCATCAAGAGCGTGATGAGCGATGCATTCGCCGCGCTGCGCGGCAAGCTCACTCACGACGATCTCACGCACTACAACGCGGTGCAGAAACTCGCGTATCTCGCGGTGATCGTGGATATCGTCGTCATCATTCTGTCGGGGCTGGTGGTGTGGAAGTCCGTGCAGTTTCCGTTGCTGCGCACGCTGATGGGCGGCTATGACAACGCGCGCGTCGTGCATTTCTTCGGCATGAGCTTTCTCCTTGCGTTCGTCGTGCTGCATGTGGCGATGGTCGCGCTCGTGCCGCGTTCGCTCGTATTGATGATCAAAGGACGTTGA